In the Carettochelys insculpta isolate YL-2023 chromosome 6, ASM3395843v1, whole genome shotgun sequence genome, GTATGGAACCAATCCCCTAGCAGCTGTGGACACAGTAGCTCCCTCATTCCCAGGCAGCTAGAGGAAAGTAACACCCaggatttttcatttttgtttgataCTTAAGCTGATCACTGTTTGACAGCTATTTAACATATGGCTATTGCTTCCTGTTGGCCAGGCTCCCTCCATCCTTTCAATTCACCCCTCTTCAGCTCCCCCTCAATAGGGGCTGTCACTATCAACTATTCACTATCCAATGGCCGCAGGCTGCCACTGTCCATTACTTGGCAATTCCAGAACTAAATCCCTcacatccctcatttaacaacaTCATTACTACTTTTAAAACAGAAGACAAATACAAGAAGGAAATAGAAATGTCAATGCATTTAACTGAGCTATCCAGTGGAACAGTAATAGGTACTAACCAAGTATTACCTGCCACCCCAAGAGCCTCTGATACCACAAATTGAGAAAAGGCCCTCCTGAAGATCCCATTCGTAAATCACTGCTGGCACCCACCCTCTCATTTAACAGGCGTTGAAAAGACACCTTTCTTTGCCACCAATTGGCAGTGTAAGGAGCAATTGGCTATGCTTGATGAACCATGATAATCAGCATCGAGATGTCAGACACCCATTTCCACATATGCATCCCAGATAAAATTCAAAGAGGTTTCAAAGCAGGCAGAACAAACAGTCGCAGCTTTAAAATAGAGCGCTCTATGGGGGCACCCACTAAGGGAAGAATCTGAGCTGTACTACCTGGATTCCCCTAACAGCAAGGTAAATGCGGCCGATGCATAGGGTGTAGCTGTTTCCAAATCTTATCATCTTGGACTGCCATCATTCCACGACATGGAAGCCAGTCTCTGACCTCTGTTCTCTGCAGGCctggacaggctgctgggctcttTTACATGACAGAAGCAAGGGGACTTTTACCACATTCCTTAGGTGATTATTTCCCAGTCTAACCTGATCTTGACATTAGGAAACTTACTTACATCAACCCTGATGGTTCTTCCACTGTGATATTTCTCCCCAATACTAGTTATAGTGCCTTCCATGACCTTAAACACATGCACATTTGTCACTGAGTCATTTGACTGAGAGACAGAAAAGCTAGATATGCATTTAAGTCAGTCCTCTAGTCCCTGGGTCGCTcatctcagctccctgccatttaGTGGCAGCTTTCAGCTAGTGAGATGTTCATCCCAAATGTAAGCGCAGAAACTCGTGGATCTTCCCCCAGGAGTGTTCCTGTGCATGGGCATGTGCCCttttctccccaccacccagaACGGGGAACCCTAGGACACGGTCCAGGGCTGCTGAGCAAAGTGGCAAAAAGGGTGGATCAATTCGGTGCCCTGCTCCTGGATAACTCAAGAGTTTAAAGTTGTCCTTTCCATGTTGGCGCAGGCGCCCAATTGCCATCTTAGCAAATAAAGAGCTCTTCCAATTGCGATCATCTTCTCCAACCACCAGAAGAAAATGACCTTCTGCTTCTTCTATGGGGATGAGGCAGTGGGAATTAGCTGGATCCATTGGGTCATCCAGGGCTTCAAAAATATCAAACACCCCAGCCTCAGAAATGCTGACCTTACTCATGTCAAAGTGCAGCCCAGGCAGAGTCAGCTCACCATAGTGAAGGGCAGTGACAGTATTGAAGCTACAGCCAGAGATACAGACAGCAGCCACCACCTGAGGCAGGAAAGTAATCATGGAGAATGCCAGTTCTGCCCCTTTCCCTGTTCCGATCACTCCAATCCCTGGGCCTTTCACCTTCAGATAAACAAAGAGAGGGAAAAAGGGagtgaaggaaaaaagaagcaTTAAATGAGATTATGGCATCAATCATTTTCGGAGTGAATTCTTCCAAGAGCATTGTACAAAATTAAGTTCCTGTTGGAAAATTACAAATGGAATCTATTAATGCAGATCAGGATCATAATCCTGTTTCCTGTTTGTGTATAATGTTTCAGAGAACACAAAAGGTTCCAACTCATTAAGTATTGTGGGCTTTTGTACATCAGGGTACACCCATTAAGACTTGGCCAGTGAAACTGCCATTTCCTGGAGTACTAAGGAAATTAATGTGCTATTCTTCCGTTATATATGTTGTCACCAACACAGTACTGTTGATGACTCTTGTCTCCAGTCCCCACATCCAGAAGAATATGTCTATATGAATTTATCTCATTACACTGACCTTTGGGTGACGCTGTAGAAATCTAGCTGCTTCCTCAAAGTATTCAAGATGCAAATCCTTCATGACCCTTGGCAAATCCTCAAAGTCAAAATAGGGCAAGGAGAGAGCAGCAAAGCCATGAGTGGCTAGCAGACTGGATCGGAACTCAATCAATCCTCCTTCATCACCAAACATGTCAACCACTCCTGGAAATGGACCTTCCCCTACCA is a window encoding:
- the LOC142014485 gene encoding acyl-coenzyme A thioesterase 5-like, yielding MWRVATARAWPARLRFFARHRPPCPRSGSRGAAAIVAVEPAAGLADRPVATKVLGLAPGQRVTLRGLVVNEQGCLFDSCAHYQADSGGEVDLCRDTSQGGDYTGVEPMGLFWSLSPAGMERPYQRLVPKQVKTPMKVAVSVHQGHTPPGAIPGPVLAKANVERWFTAPGVRRIRLKEGGVRGSLFLPSGEGPFPGVVDMFGDEGGLIEFRSSLLATHGFAALSLPYFDFEDLPRVMKDLHLEYFEEAARFLQRHPKVKGPGIGVIGTGKGAELAFSMITFLPQVVAAVCISGCSFNTVTALHYGELTLPGLHFDMSKVSISEAGVFDIFEALDDPMDPANSHCLIPIEEAEGHFLLVVGEDDRNWKSSLFAKMAIGRLRQHGKDNFKLLSYPGAGHRIDPPFLPLCSAALDRVLGFPVLGGGEKRAHAHAQEHSWGKIHEFLRLHLG